Proteins from a genomic interval of Desulfovibrio piger:
- the mutL gene encoding DNA mismatch repair endonuclease MutL, whose protein sequence is MSGVSRHIRLLPPELRNQIAAGEVVERPASVVKELVENSLDAGATRVDVFLENGGQSCIRVQDDGAGIAPGELELAVTRHATSKIASMDDLEHIASYGFRGEALPSIASVARFSMESAVTGADGGTEASRIVVEFGRLLAVEPSALHRGTIVEVRDLFTNIPARLKFLKTPATELKRAQDWLVRLALARCDVGFTLRAGEREALRFLPGQSLRDRLALLWPRLVVEALRPFDAERHGIRARGLAALPSVSQQRGDRILLYVNGRSVSDKRLLAAVREAYKGRITSRDYPQVVLFVDMPPDMVDVNVHPAKSEVRFRDESSVFSAVLHAVQGALVSDVESVLDAAREADDARPVAAQSRLWDDLPPRPQGFWGSADAAPLMRHAEDETREDEGQWQVRRPDADDGTVPEYMAGTGSVVDAPSMPSSSGSAAAFASGRTAPAGLREAVPPSAFSAASFAEDAEGTGRLSADRQEFFESARQTARMAMPPDHVTTAAGHEDTDGTTAERFPVPETDGPEGLPGTGEAVCGSGTAVTDESVAGRHELVVGGLTYLGQVAETYLVLRDASGALMLLDQHAAHERVLYERLRKGAFAGTAQCLALPLELALQPVEEERFLEVRDNLERMGFDVSCSGGRLLARGIPPSLSRSEAGEFLREVLAGRKDDIRAMFISLSCKGAIKAGQRLADDEAAALLRQWLHTPEREYCPHGRPSILRWDAVALEKLFKRRQ, encoded by the coding sequence ATGTCTGGAGTATCTCGTCATATTCGTTTGTTACCGCCTGAGTTGCGCAATCAGATCGCCGCCGGCGAGGTGGTGGAGCGCCCGGCCAGTGTGGTCAAGGAACTGGTGGAAAACAGTCTGGATGCCGGCGCCACGCGCGTGGACGTGTTTTTGGAGAACGGCGGCCAGAGCTGCATCCGCGTGCAGGACGACGGCGCGGGCATCGCCCCCGGCGAACTGGAACTGGCCGTGACCCGTCACGCCACCAGCAAGATCGCCAGCATGGACGATCTTGAGCATATCGCGTCCTACGGCTTCCGTGGCGAGGCCCTGCCGAGCATCGCCTCGGTGGCCCGCTTCAGCATGGAATCCGCCGTGACCGGAGCCGACGGCGGGACGGAGGCCAGCCGCATCGTGGTGGAATTCGGCCGCCTGCTGGCGGTGGAGCCTTCGGCCCTGCATCGGGGCACCATCGTGGAAGTGCGCGATCTGTTCACCAATATACCCGCACGGCTCAAGTTTTTGAAGACCCCGGCCACGGAGCTCAAACGGGCCCAGGACTGGCTGGTGCGTCTGGCGCTGGCCCGCTGCGACGTGGGCTTCACGCTCAGGGCCGGGGAACGCGAGGCCCTGCGCTTTTTGCCCGGGCAGAGCCTGCGCGACCGCCTGGCCCTGCTGTGGCCGCGTCTGGTGGTGGAGGCCCTGCGGCCGTTCGATGCCGAACGCCACGGCATCCGGGCCCGGGGGCTGGCGGCCCTGCCGTCGGTGAGCCAGCAGCGCGGGGACCGCATCCTGCTGTACGTCAACGGCCGCAGCGTCAGCGACAAGCGTCTGCTGGCCGCCGTGCGCGAGGCCTACAAGGGGCGCATCACCAGCCGGGATTACCCGCAGGTGGTGCTCTTTGTGGACATGCCGCCCGACATGGTGGACGTCAACGTGCATCCGGCCAAAAGCGAAGTCCGTTTCCGGGACGAGTCCTCGGTCTTTTCCGCCGTGCTCCATGCCGTGCAGGGGGCCCTGGTCAGCGATGTGGAAAGCGTGCTGGATGCGGCCCGCGAAGCCGACGATGCCCGTCCCGTGGCGGCGCAGTCCCGTCTGTGGGACGACCTGCCCCCGCGCCCGCAGGGCTTTTGGGGCAGCGCCGATGCCGCGCCCCTGATGCGGCATGCGGAGGACGAGACGCGGGAAGACGAAGGCCAGTGGCAGGTGCGGCGGCCCGATGCGGACGACGGCACGGTCCCCGAGTACATGGCGGGCACGGGAAGCGTGGTTGATGCCCCCTCCATGCCGTCATCTTCCGGCAGTGCGGCGGCCTTCGCCTCCGGGCGGACGGCCCCTGCGGGCCTGCGGGAAGCCGTGCCTCCTTCGGCGTTTTCGGCCGCGTCCTTTGCGGAGGATGCGGAAGGGACGGGACGTTTGTCCGCCGACAGACAGGAATTTTTCGAGAGCGCCCGGCAGACGGCCCGCATGGCCATGCCGCCCGACCATGTGACGACTGCGGCAGGCCATGAGGACACGGACGGGACCACAGCGGAACGCTTTCCTGTGCCGGAGACGGACGGGCCGGAGGGCCTGCCGGGAACCGGGGAGGCCGTCTGCGGCTCCGGTACTGCCGTGACGGACGAAAGCGTCGCCGGACGGCATGAGCTGGTGGTGGGCGGCCTGACCTATCTGGGCCAGGTGGCCGAGACCTACCTTGTCCTGCGCGATGCTTCCGGCGCCCTGATGCTGCTGGACCAGCACGCGGCGCACGAGCGCGTGCTTTACGAGCGTTTGCGCAAGGGGGCCTTCGCGGGCACGGCCCAGTGCCTGGCCCTGCCGCTGGAGCTGGCCCTGCAGCCGGTGGAAGAAGAGCGCTTTCTGGAAGTACGCGACAATCTGGAGCGCATGGGCTTCGATGTCTCCTGCTCCGGCGGCCGCCTGCTGGCCCGGGGCATCCCGCCCTCCCTGTCCCGCAGTGAAGCCGGGGAATTCCTGCGCGAGGTGCTGGCCGGTCGCAAGGACGACATTCGCGCCATGTTCATTTCCCTGTCCTGCAAGGGCGCCATCAAGGCCGGGCAGCGTCTGGCCGATGACGAGGCCGCGGCCCTGCTGCGGCAGTGGCTGCATACGCCGGAGCGGGAATACTGCCCCCACGGCCGCCCCAGCATTCTGCGCTGGGATGCCGTGGCGCTGGAGAAACTGTTCAAGCGGCGGCAGTGA
- a CDS encoding DMT family transporter, with translation MWVRIWPHLALLLAMVFWSTSYVALRIALSALDPFTVMAGRMGVATLLFLPLWGGLLRDLRRKGQWRWLLLMAFAEPCCYFLLETRALCLTTASQAGMIISLLPLITAVVAWRLLGERVSLRGWIGFALAVAGVVWLSLQSAVDETATAPVLGNFFEGLAMVCAALYTVLARRLSAAYSPLQITAVQSFVGMSFFAGLLALAPLDYTPVLLHVEVPDWAPWASVVYLGGVVSLGGYGLYNVGVSRLSAAGAAAYTNLIPILTLASGVILLREVFLPGQYMASVLVVAGVLLSQWGGQKGRREDS, from the coding sequence ATGTGGGTTCGCATCTGGCCGCATCTGGCCCTGCTGCTGGCCATGGTTTTCTGGAGCACGTCCTATGTGGCCCTGCGCATCGCGCTCAGCGCGCTGGATCCGTTCACGGTCATGGCCGGGCGCATGGGCGTGGCCACATTGCTGTTCCTGCCGCTGTGGGGCGGGCTGCTGCGCGACCTGCGCCGCAAGGGGCAGTGGCGCTGGCTCCTGCTCATGGCCTTTGCCGAGCCCTGCTGCTACTTTTTGCTGGAGACCCGCGCCCTGTGCCTGACCACGGCCTCGCAGGCGGGCATGATCATCTCGCTGCTGCCGCTCATCACCGCCGTGGTGGCCTGGCGCCTGCTGGGCGAGCGGGTCAGCCTGCGCGGCTGGATAGGCTTTGCCCTGGCCGTGGCCGGGGTGGTCTGGCTCTCCCTGCAGTCGGCCGTGGACGAGACCGCCACGGCGCCCGTGCTGGGCAATTTCTTCGAGGGGCTGGCCATGGTCTGCGCCGCCCTGTATACCGTGCTGGCCCGGCGTCTTTCCGCCGCCTATTCGCCCTTGCAGATCACGGCCGTGCAGTCCTTCGTGGGCATGAGCTTTTTTGCCGGGCTGCTGGCGCTGGCGCCCCTGGACTACACGCCCGTGCTGCTGCATGTGGAAGTGCCGGACTGGGCCCCTTGGGCCAGTGTGGTCTATCTGGGCGGGGTGGTCTCGCTGGGGGGCTACGGCCTGTACAACGTGGGGGTCAGCCGTCTTTCCGCCGCCGGTGCCGCCGCCTACACCAACCTTATCCCCATCCTGACCCTGGCCAGCGGCGTCATCCTGCTGCGCGAGGTCTTCCTGCCCGGCCAGTACATGGCCTCGGTGCTGGTGGTGGCCGGGGTGCTGCTCAGCCAGTGGGGAGGCCAGAAAGGCCGGCGCGAGGATAGTTAG
- a CDS encoding sigma-54-dependent transcriptional regulator, translating into MARVLVVDDENLMRTMVEVACRRLGHEALCAATLAEGRRLAAAGVDVILLDMLLPDGNGLDAQQELAALPDAPDIVVITGHGDGDAAEKALRGGVWDFLMKPVRVRDVEETLSHVLEARDRRRSRRGLELEPGQVAGSGPAMQAALAQLEQAAHSDVNVLLLGETGVGKELFARTLYRNSHRASRPFVAVDCASLPETLVESHLFGHARGAFTGAERASEGLLRAAHQGTLFLDEVGDLPQGIQRAFLRALELRRFRPVGEVREVESDFRLVAATNQDLEAMSEDGRFRKDLLYRLQGMTIVIPPLRRRRDEIPLLARQAVIRCCRRNGMEEKELSPLLLEMLAEYDWPGNVRELFHTLERACLAAEQASLLLPAHLATGLRVAVARSRAGKGRVAGDVPGGREVCPPLAEAGACSVPDLPPMPETGRAFPSLRSWRHEAERHYVARVRALCGDDARAAARMAGVSRGHWYELLKKYGF; encoded by the coding sequence ATGGCCCGTGTGCTGGTAGTGGATGACGAGAACCTGATGCGCACCATGGTGGAGGTGGCCTGCCGCCGTCTGGGGCACGAGGCCCTGTGCGCGGCCACCTTGGCCGAGGGACGGCGTCTGGCGGCCGCGGGCGTGGACGTCATCCTTCTGGACATGCTCCTGCCCGACGGCAACGGTCTGGATGCGCAGCAGGAGCTGGCGGCCCTGCCCGACGCGCCGGACATCGTGGTCATCACGGGCCACGGCGACGGCGATGCGGCGGAAAAAGCCCTGCGCGGCGGTGTCTGGGATTTTCTCATGAAGCCGGTGCGGGTGCGCGATGTGGAAGAGACCCTGAGCCATGTGCTGGAGGCCCGGGACAGGCGGCGCTCGCGCCGGGGCCTGGAACTGGAGCCGGGTCAGGTGGCGGGGAGCGGCCCGGCCATGCAGGCGGCGCTGGCCCAGCTGGAACAGGCGGCGCACAGCGACGTCAACGTCCTGCTGCTGGGCGAGACCGGCGTGGGCAAGGAGCTGTTCGCCCGCACCCTGTACCGCAACAGCCATCGGGCCTCGCGGCCTTTCGTGGCCGTGGACTGCGCCTCCCTGCCGGAAACGCTGGTGGAGAGCCATCTGTTCGGCCATGCCCGGGGGGCCTTCACCGGCGCGGAGCGGGCCAGCGAGGGCCTGTTGCGGGCGGCGCATCAGGGCACGCTCTTCCTGGACGAGGTGGGCGATCTGCCGCAGGGCATACAGAGGGCTTTTTTGCGGGCGCTGGAGCTGCGCCGCTTCCGTCCTGTGGGAGAGGTGCGCGAGGTGGAGAGCGATTTCCGCCTGGTGGCGGCCACCAATCAGGATCTGGAGGCCATGAGCGAGGACGGGCGCTTCCGCAAGGATCTGCTTTACCGCCTGCAGGGCATGACCATCGTGATCCCGCCCCTGCGCCGGCGCCGGGACGAGATCCCCCTGCTGGCACGGCAGGCGGTCATCCGCTGCTGCCGCCGCAACGGCATGGAGGAGAAGGAGCTTTCCCCCCTGCTGCTGGAGATGCTGGCCGAATACGACTGGCCGGGCAATGTGCGCGAGCTGTTCCATACGCTGGAGCGGGCCTGTCTGGCGGCGGAACAGGCGTCCCTGCTGTTGCCCGCGCACCTCGCCACCGGCCTGCGCGTGGCCGTGGCCCGCAGCCGGGCCGGGAAGGGACGCGTGGCGGGCGATGTGCCCGGCGGCAGGGAGGTCTGTCCCCCGCTGGCCGAAGCCGGGGCCTGTAGCGTGCCCGACCTGCCTCCCATGCCGGAAACGGGGCGGGCCTTTCCTTCGTTGCGCAGCTGGCGGCATGAGGCGGAGCGGCACTATGTGGCCCGGGTACGGGCGCTGTGCGGCGACGATGCCCGGGCCGCCGCACGCATGGCCGGTGTCTCTCGCGGGCACTGGTACGAACTGCTGAAAAAATACGGTTTCTAG
- a CDS encoding Cd(II)/Pb(II)-responsive transcriptional regulator: protein MKVKIGELAKMTGCQVVTIRYYEKEGLLKRPERTERNYRLYGDEDIARLRFIRHCRRHGMSLDEIRTLLVYSDHPTGSCDWINRLIRTHIEAVEQQIRDLEHLRAHLESLYHKCDGSREGGCGILKSLIDGENCQYCQARQQRTGQEHP from the coding sequence ATGAAAGTGAAGATAGGCGAGCTGGCGAAGATGACCGGCTGTCAGGTGGTCACCATCCGCTATTACGAGAAGGAAGGGCTGCTGAAACGCCCGGAACGCACGGAACGGAACTATCGTCTTTACGGGGACGAGGACATCGCGCGGTTGCGCTTCATCCGGCATTGCCGCCGGCACGGCATGAGCCTGGACGAGATCCGCACCCTGCTGGTGTACAGCGACCATCCCACGGGCAGCTGCGACTGGATCAACAGGCTCATCCGCACGCATATCGAAGCGGTGGAGCAGCAGATACGGGATCTTGAGCACCTCAGGGCGCATCTTGAATCCCTGTACCACAAATGCGACGGCAGCCGGGAAGGGGGCTGCGGCATCCTGAAGAGCCTCATCGACGGCGAGAACTGCCAGTACTGTCAAGCACGGCAGCAGCGCACGGGGCAGGAGCATCCCTGA
- a CDS encoding GtrA family protein, whose product MTILSETTAFARSLLSRSLLRFGMVGSSATLCYLWAGHLLVSWARWPAPAAHGLAGLLALLAAYAGHCFWTFGIRSGDHARMLPRFVLV is encoded by the coding sequence ATGACGATACTGTCCGAGACCACGGCCTTTGCCCGCAGCCTGCTGTCCCGTTCCCTGCTCCGTTTCGGCATGGTGGGCAGCAGCGCCACCCTCTGCTATCTCTGGGCGGGCCATCTGCTCGTCAGCTGGGCCCGCTGGCCCGCCCCGGCGGCCCATGGCCTTGCCGGGCTGCTGGCCCTGCTGGCCGCCTATGCCGGGCACTGTTTCTGGACGTTCGGCATCAGGAGCGGCGACCATGCCCGCATGCTGCCCCGCTTCGTCCTGGTGTAG
- a CDS encoding glycosyltransferase family 2 protein produces the protein MHHVPMSEAPVVSVIMNCLNSSEHLQETLDSLAAQTFTDFEVIFWDNGSTDSSPQIARGHAGLAGRLRYFRGEETVPLGAARNLAIARSRGRYVAFLDCDDLWRPEKLARQVACFEADPHVGLVSTDTEIFDGKHVLKRLFAESRPQRGKAFAALMERQWISMSSAMLSRAALDSVVCPPAREGGAPVWFDESLNVCEEADIFYRVAHDWELDHVDAPLTLWRVHGNNTTFRKFGQFADETLYILEKHRRLWPGYDAAHPGLVSLLTRRAAFQKAVSLWREGRGSEARAVIRPWRDGSRKYRLFWWASYLPGACFDLAARLYFALPSVIRRR, from the coding sequence ATGCATCATGTCCCCATGTCCGAGGCCCCCGTGGTCTCCGTCATCATGAACTGCCTGAACAGCTCCGAACATCTGCAGGAGACCCTGGACAGCCTGGCCGCCCAGACCTTCACCGATTTCGAGGTCATCTTCTGGGACAACGGCTCCACGGACAGCAGCCCGCAGATAGCCCGGGGCCATGCCGGGCTGGCCGGCCGCCTGCGCTATTTTCGCGGCGAAGAGACCGTGCCCCTGGGCGCGGCCCGCAATCTGGCCATCGCCCGGAGCCGGGGCCGCTATGTGGCCTTTCTGGACTGCGACGACCTGTGGCGGCCCGAAAAGCTGGCCCGTCAGGTGGCCTGCTTCGAAGCCGATCCGCATGTGGGCCTGGTCAGCACCGATACCGAGATCTTCGACGGCAAACATGTGCTGAAGCGCCTGTTCGCCGAGTCCCGCCCCCAGCGCGGCAAGGCCTTTGCCGCTCTCATGGAACGGCAGTGGATCTCCATGTCCTCGGCCATGCTCTCCCGCGCGGCCCTGGACAGCGTGGTCTGCCCGCCCGCCCGTGAGGGAGGCGCGCCGGTCTGGTTCGACGAGAGCCTCAATGTTTGCGAGGAGGCCGATATCTTCTACCGCGTGGCCCATGACTGGGAACTGGATCATGTGGACGCGCCCCTGACCCTGTGGCGGGTGCACGGCAACAACACCACCTTCCGCAAGTTCGGCCAGTTCGCGGACGAGACCCTGTACATCCTGGAAAAGCACCGCCGCCTCTGGCCCGGCTATGATGCGGCGCATCCCGGGCTCGTCAGCCTGCTGACGCGCCGCGCCGCCTTCCAGAAGGCCGTGAGCCTGTGGCGCGAAGGGCGCGGCAGCGAGGCCCGCGCCGTCATCCGGCCCTGGCGTGACGGCTCGCGCAAATACCGCCTGTTCTGGTGGGCCAGCTATCTGCCCGGGGCCTGCTTCGACCTGGCCGCGCGTCTGTATTTTGCCCTGCCCTCCGTGATCCGCCGCCGCTAG
- the tnpA gene encoding IS200/IS605 family transposase, with the protein MGTKAHSLAHTKWLCKYHIVFTPKYRRKIIFAQLRESIKEILQCLCKYKGVEILEGHLMPDHVHMLVSIPPKISVANFMGYLKGKSSLMIFDKHANLKYKFGNRKFWAEGYYVSTVGLNEATIKKYIQDQERHDIMRDKLTSREYQDPFKG; encoded by the coding sequence ATGGGAACCAAGGCTCATAGCCTAGCGCATACGAAATGGTTGTGCAAGTATCATATCGTCTTTACTCCAAAATATAGAAGAAAAATAATCTTCGCACAGCTCCGTGAAAGTATAAAAGAAATTCTGCAATGCCTCTGCAAATATAAAGGGGTTGAGATTCTGGAAGGGCATCTGATGCCGGATCATGTCCACATGCTGGTGTCCATTCCTCCTAAAATCAGTGTGGCAAATTTCATGGGCTACCTGAAAGGGAAAAGTTCGTTGATGATATTCGATAAGCACGCAAACCTTAAATATAAGTTTGGCAACAGAAAATTTTGGGCCGAAGGATATTATGTCAGTACGGTGGGGCTTAATGAGGCAACGATCAAAAAATATATCCAGGATCAGGAACGTCACGACATTATGAGAGACAAGCTGACATCACGCGAATATCAAGACCCCTTTAAGGGGTAG
- a CDS encoding DegT/DnrJ/EryC1/StrS family aminotransferase has protein sequence MSMRLSRSIVGEAEAEAVRRVIVEDGYLGMGHETCLFEQELAAYLGVAPEQVVTTNTGTAALTLAVDAIAPRDAARKPQILVPSLTFVASFQAIEAAGCEPVACDVLAETGTIDLKDAARRITPDTLAIMPVHYASNPWHLDEVHAFAKEHGLRVIEDAAHAFGCLHHGRKIGSFGDVVCFSFDGIKNITSGEGGCAVFFNATEAGYAADARLLSVEGDTRSRFAGTRTWDPDVKRIGWRFHMSNIMAAIGRVQLSRLDGEFIPARRALGDIYRQRLAGLDGLRLLQADPQDFVVPHIVCVRVLNGRKDELKAALTAAGIPVGVHYKPNHLLSLFRPAPGSLPLPVTEQLYGELVTLPMHPGLSAADVEHICDVITATLA, from the coding sequence ATGAGCATGCGTCTTTCCCGTTCCATCGTGGGCGAAGCCGAGGCCGAAGCCGTCCGGCGCGTCATCGTCGAAGACGGTTATCTGGGCATGGGACACGAGACCTGCCTGTTCGAACAGGAACTGGCCGCCTATCTGGGCGTGGCGCCCGAACAGGTGGTGACCACCAACACGGGCACCGCCGCCCTGACCCTGGCCGTGGACGCCATCGCCCCGCGCGATGCCGCCCGCAAGCCGCAGATCCTGGTGCCGTCCCTGACCTTCGTGGCCTCCTTCCAGGCCATCGAGGCCGCCGGTTGCGAGCCCGTGGCCTGTGACGTGCTGGCCGAGACCGGCACCATCGACCTCAAGGACGCCGCCCGCCGCATCACGCCCGACACGCTGGCCATCATGCCCGTCCACTACGCCAGCAACCCCTGGCACCTGGACGAGGTCCATGCCTTCGCCAAAGAACACGGCCTGCGCGTCATCGAAGACGCCGCCCATGCCTTCGGCTGCCTGCACCACGGCCGCAAGATCGGCAGCTTCGGGGACGTGGTCTGTTTCAGCTTTGACGGCATCAAGAACATCACCTCCGGCGAAGGCGGCTGCGCCGTCTTCTTCAATGCCACGGAAGCCGGCTATGCCGCCGACGCCCGCCTGCTCTCCGTGGAAGGCGACACCCGATCCCGCTTTGCCGGTACCCGCACCTGGGACCCGGACGTGAAGCGCATCGGCTGGCGCTTCCACATGAGCAACATCATGGCCGCCATCGGCCGCGTGCAGCTCTCGCGTCTGGACGGGGAATTCATCCCGGCCCGCCGCGCCCTGGGCGACATCTACCGGCAGCGTCTGGCGGGGCTGGACGGCCTGCGCCTCCTGCAGGCCGACCCGCAGGACTTCGTAGTGCCGCACATCGTCTGCGTGCGCGTGCTCAACGGCCGCAAGGACGAGCTCAAGGCCGCCCTCACCGCCGCGGGCATCCCTGTGGGCGTCCACTACAAGCCCAATCATCTGCTGAGCCTGTTCCGTCCCGCTCCGGGCTCCCTGCCCCTGCCCGTGACGGAGCAGCTTTACGGCGAACTGGTGACCCTGCCCATGCATCCCGGCCTGAGCGCCGCCGATGTGGAACACATCTGCGACGTCATCACGGCAACCCTGGCCTGA
- a CDS encoding heavy metal translocating P-type ATPase, whose product MSSETLFLCPCGARHPHGFVCDKVLHATLPAGHEHHGHEHGSHSHDHSHECCGHDHGHGDHPHAHAESCHAHDHESCDHDHAHEHGSCCCGHDAPQAVDWSTLAAPSATRAVYRILNMDCPMEEALIRKKLATVPGITGLTFNLMQRVLTVKHELPSTASIEAALKAIDMTPEPLDAAEGATAVFAVSGMDCPTEERLIRKALEGLPGLLGLEIDLMQRHVRVRHEPAALPAITAALEGLDMGARLLEGTTQAHDAIPAPRISWKRLAVAGGFAALSEILELIQHWGARPFGLDMASWSVGGWPVLTLLPLCCALIAILLSGLTTYRKGWLAVSNLDLNINALMSVAVTGAVLIGQFPEAAMVMVLFNVSEAIEAKALDRARNAIKDLLALAPDTATVLREDGSWQEADIRTVAVGSRVRVRPGEKIALDGLVLDGRSLVDQSPITGESMPVEKQAGDTVYAGTLNTSGSFEFRVTAAATDTTLARIIHAVEEAQGSRAPMQRFVDTFARYYTPAVFLVALLAALVPPLFLGSAWTDAIYTALVILVIGCPCALVISTPVSIVSGMAAATRYGILIKGGMFLEQGRRLDCLALDKTGTLTHGKPRQTDCLCTGQEDEAAVRSLAASLAARSDHPVSGAIAQAALADHIPLQDVDDFTALPGQGVSGIMAGRRWYLGNRALAASLGRYPAALDERISRLEQQGKTVVALVGDNGIRALFAVADTLKASSLEAVKELKALGVTTVMLTGDNEHTAAAIARQVGVDSFKAGLLPADKLAVIEELEARGHKVGMVGDGINDAPALARADVGFAMAGNGTDTAIETADVALMDDDLRKIPRFIRLSRATFAILVQNITLALGVKALFFALTFTGHATMWMAVFADVGTALLVVANGLRAMRQ is encoded by the coding sequence ATGAGCAGTGAAACACTGTTTTTATGCCCCTGCGGTGCCCGGCACCCGCACGGCTTCGTATGTGACAAGGTACTTCATGCCACCCTGCCCGCCGGGCACGAACACCACGGCCACGAGCACGGCAGCCACAGCCATGACCACAGCCACGAGTGCTGCGGCCATGACCACGGACACGGCGACCACCCGCACGCCCATGCGGAAAGCTGCCATGCGCATGACCACGAAAGCTGCGACCACGACCATGCGCACGAGCACGGCTCCTGCTGCTGCGGCCATGACGCGCCCCAGGCCGTGGACTGGAGCACGCTGGCGGCCCCTTCCGCCACGCGCGCCGTGTACCGCATCCTCAACATGGACTGCCCCATGGAAGAGGCGCTCATCAGGAAGAAGCTGGCCACTGTGCCCGGCATCACCGGCCTCACCTTCAACCTCATGCAGCGCGTGCTCACCGTGAAGCATGAGCTCCCGTCCACCGCGTCCATCGAGGCGGCCCTGAAGGCCATCGACATGACGCCGGAGCCGCTGGATGCCGCCGAAGGCGCCACGGCCGTCTTTGCGGTGAGCGGCATGGACTGCCCCACGGAAGAACGCCTCATCCGCAAGGCCCTGGAGGGCCTGCCGGGCCTGCTCGGCCTTGAGATCGACCTGATGCAGCGCCATGTGCGCGTGCGGCACGAGCCCGCGGCCCTCCCGGCCATCACCGCCGCTCTGGAAGGGCTGGACATGGGCGCCCGGCTGCTGGAAGGCACGACACAGGCGCACGATGCCATCCCGGCCCCCCGCATCTCCTGGAAGCGGCTGGCCGTGGCCGGCGGCTTTGCCGCCCTTTCCGAGATCCTGGAACTCATCCAGCATTGGGGGGCGCGTCCCTTCGGTCTCGACATGGCCTCCTGGAGCGTGGGCGGCTGGCCCGTGCTGACGCTCCTGCCCCTGTGCTGCGCCCTCATCGCCATCCTGCTGAGCGGCCTGACCACCTACCGCAAGGGCTGGCTGGCCGTCTCCAACCTCGACCTGAACATCAATGCCCTCATGTCCGTGGCCGTCACCGGGGCCGTGCTCATCGGGCAGTTCCCGGAAGCCGCCATGGTCATGGTGCTGTTCAACGTCTCGGAAGCCATCGAGGCCAAGGCCCTGGACAGGGCCCGCAACGCCATCAAGGACCTGCTGGCCCTGGCGCCCGATACGGCCACGGTGCTGCGAGAGGACGGCAGCTGGCAGGAAGCCGACATCCGCACGGTGGCCGTGGGCAGCCGTGTGCGCGTGCGCCCCGGCGAAAAGATCGCCCTGGACGGTCTGGTGCTGGACGGCCGTTCCCTGGTGGACCAGTCGCCCATCACCGGCGAGAGCATGCCGGTGGAAAAGCAGGCCGGGGACACGGTCTACGCCGGGACCCTCAATACCTCCGGCTCCTTTGAATTCCGGGTGACCGCCGCGGCCACGGACACCACGCTGGCCCGCATCATCCATGCCGTGGAAGAGGCCCAGGGCAGCCGCGCCCCCATGCAGCGCTTTGTGGATACCTTCGCGCGCTACTACACCCCGGCCGTCTTCCTGGTGGCCCTGCTGGCCGCCCTGGTGCCGCCCCTGTTCCTGGGCAGCGCCTGGACGGACGCCATCTATACCGCGCTGGTGATACTGGTCATCGGCTGCCCCTGCGCCCTGGTCATCTCCACGCCGGTGAGCATCGTCAGCGGCATGGCCGCCGCCACCCGCTACGGCATCCTCATCAAGGGCGGCATGTTCCTGGAACAGGGCAGACGCCTTGACTGCCTGGCCCTGGACAAGACCGGCACCCTCACCCACGGCAAGCCGCGCCAGACCGACTGCCTTTGCACGGGGCAGGAAGATGAAGCGGCCGTCCGTTCGCTGGCGGCCAGTCTGGCGGCCCGCTCCGACCATCCCGTTTCCGGGGCCATCGCCCAGGCCGCCCTGGCGGACCACATCCCCCTGCAGGACGTGGACGACTTCACGGCCCTGCCCGGTCAGGGCGTCAGCGGCATCATGGCCGGCCGGCGCTGGTATCTGGGCAACCGCGCCCTTGCGGCATCGCTGGGCCGGTACCCGGCAGCCCTCGACGAGCGGATCTCCCGGCTGGAGCAGCAGGGCAAGACCGTGGTCGCACTCGTGGGCGACAACGGCATCCGGGCCCTGTTCGCCGTGGCCGATACGCTCAAGGCAAGCAGTCTGGAAGCTGTCAAGGAACTGAAGGCACTGGGCGTGACCACGGTCATGCTCACCGGAGACAACGAACACACGGCAGCGGCCATCGCCCGTCAGGTGGGCGTGGACAGCTTCAAGGCCGGTCTGCTCCCGGCGGACAAGCTCGCCGTCATCGAGGAACTGGAAGCCCGGGGACACAAGGTGGGCATGGTGGGCGACGGCATCAACGACGCCCCGGCGCTGGCACGGGCCGACGTCGGTTTCGCCATGGCCGGCAACGGCACGGACACCGCCATCGAGACCGCCGACGTGGCGCTCATGGACGACGACCTGCGCAAGATCCCCCGCTTCATCCGCCTGTCCCGGGCCACCTTTGCCATCCTGGTGCAGAACATCACGCTGGCGCTGGGCGTCAAGGCGCTGTTCTTCGCCCTGACCTTCACCGGTCACGCCACCATGTGGATGGCCGTCTTCGCCGACGTGGGCACGGCCCTGCTGGTGGTGGCCAACGGCCTGCGGGCCATGCGGCAATAG